A region of Streptomyces paludis DNA encodes the following proteins:
- a CDS encoding VIT1/CCC1 transporter family protein encodes MTLIETEAALHEAHRDNHTHRDVNGGWLRPAVFGAMDGLVSNLALMTGVAGGAVSQQTLVITGLAGLAAGAFSMAAGEYTSVASQRELVEAELDVERRELRKHPVDEMEELAALYVSRGVDPGLARQVAVQLSRDPEQALEIHAREELGIDPDDLPSPLVAAVSSFGSFALGALLPVLPYLLGATTLWPAVLLALTGLFACGALVARVTARSWWYSGLRQLVLGGVAAALTYGLGALFGAAV; translated from the coding sequence ATGACGCTCATTGAGACCGAGGCGGCGCTCCATGAGGCGCACCGCGACAATCACACCCACCGCGATGTGAACGGCGGCTGGCTGCGGCCGGCCGTGTTCGGGGCGATGGACGGGCTGGTCTCCAATCTCGCGCTGATGACCGGGGTCGCCGGGGGCGCCGTCTCGCAGCAGACCCTGGTGATCACCGGTCTCGCGGGGCTCGCGGCCGGTGCCTTCTCGATGGCCGCAGGTGAGTACACCTCCGTGGCCTCCCAGCGGGAGCTGGTCGAGGCCGAACTCGATGTCGAACGGCGCGAGCTGCGCAAGCACCCGGTGGACGAGATGGAGGAGCTGGCCGCGCTCTATGTCTCGCGCGGGGTCGATCCCGGCCTGGCCCGCCAGGTCGCCGTACAGCTGTCGCGGGATCCCGAGCAGGCGCTGGAGATCCACGCCCGCGAGGAGCTGGGCATCGACCCGGACGATCTGCCGTCGCCGCTGGTCGCGGCCGTGTCGTCGTTCGGTTCCTTCGCCCTCGGCGCCCTGCTGCCCGTCCTGCCGTATCTGCTCGGTGCCACCACGCTGTGGCCCGCCGTGCTGCTCGCGCTGACCGGGCTGTTCGCCTGTGGCGCGCTGGTCGCCCGGGTGACGGCGCGCAGCTGGTGGTACAGCGGGCTGCGGCAGCTGGTGCTCGGCGGGGTCGCCGCCGCGCTCACGTACGGACTGGGCGCGCTGTTCGGAGCGGCAGTCTGA
- the trpC gene encoding indole-3-glycerol phosphate synthase TrpC, which translates to MSVLDEIIDGVRADLAERQARVGLDELKELAARAPQAKDGAAALRGEGVQVICEVKRSSPSKGALAAIADPAALAADYEAGGAAVISVLTEERRFGGSLADLDAVRARVDIPVLRKDFIVTSYQLWEARAHGADLALLIVAALDQQALVSLIERAESIGLTPIVEVHDEEEAERAVDAGAKVIGVNARDLKTLKVDRSTFERVAPEIPDHLVKIAESGVRGPHDLIAYANAGADAVLVGESLVTGRDPRTAVADLVAAGAHPALRHGRD; encoded by the coding sequence GAGCTGAAGGAACTCGCCGCCAGGGCGCCCCAGGCCAAGGACGGCGCCGCCGCGCTGCGCGGCGAGGGCGTCCAGGTGATCTGCGAGGTCAAGCGCTCCAGCCCGTCCAAGGGCGCGCTCGCCGCGATCGCCGACCCCGCGGCCCTGGCCGCCGACTACGAGGCGGGCGGCGCCGCCGTCATCTCCGTACTGACCGAGGAGCGCCGCTTCGGCGGCTCGCTGGCCGATCTGGACGCCGTCCGGGCCCGGGTCGACATCCCCGTCCTGCGCAAGGACTTCATCGTCACCTCGTACCAGCTGTGGGAGGCCCGGGCCCACGGCGCGGACCTCGCGCTGCTGATCGTCGCCGCGCTCGACCAGCAGGCGCTGGTCTCGCTGATCGAGCGGGCCGAGTCCATCGGGCTCACCCCGATCGTCGAGGTGCACGACGAGGAGGAGGCGGAGCGGGCGGTGGACGCCGGGGCCAAGGTCATCGGGGTCAACGCGCGCGACCTCAAGACCCTCAAGGTCGACCGCTCCACGTTCGAGCGCGTCGCCCCCGAGATCCCCGACCACCTGGTCAAGATCGCCGAGTCCGGGGTGCGCGGGCCGCACGACCTGATCGCGTACGCCAACGCCGGCGCCGATGCGGTGCTGGTCGGCGAGTCGCTGGTCACCGGCCGCGACCCGAGGACCGCCGTCGCCGATCTCGTCGCCGCGGGCGCCCACCCGGCGCTGCGGCACGGGAGGGACTGA
- the trpM gene encoding tryptophan biosynthesis modulator TrpM, whose amino-acid sequence MGTAAVIRTAHASRVASHAALARGCRPRGCRAPARRVRGRRVRYVIGDEPGQVNGMRWRGPAAFRSDGPAQA is encoded by the coding sequence ATGGGAACCGCCGCCGTCATCCGTACCGCGCACGCCTCGCGCGTGGCGTCGCACGCCGCCCTGGCGCGCGGCTGCCGCCCGCGCGGCTGCCGGGCCCCGGCGCGCCGGGTGCGGGGACGGCGGGTGCGGTACGTGATCGGTGACGAGCCGGGCCAGGTCAACGGGATGCGATGGCGTGGGCCCGCCGCGTTCCGATCCGATGGGCCCGCGCAGGCGTAA
- the trpA gene encoding tryptophan synthase subunit alpha, translating into MSGSSENSGSTGNIRLLSDTLAAAKAADRAALIAYLPAGFPTVDGGIAAIKAVFDGGADIVEVGLPHSDPVLDGPVIQTADDIALRGGVKIADVMRTVREAYTATGKPVLVMTYWNPIDRYGVARFTAELAEAGGAGCILPDLPVQESAQWREHAEKNGLATVFVVAPSSKEERLAKITAAGSGFVYAASLMGVTGTRASVGLEARTLVERTRATTELPVCVGLGVSNAEQAAEVAAFADGVIVGSAFVKRMLDAPDEAAGLAAVRALAGELAVGVRKR; encoded by the coding sequence GTGAGCGGGAGCAGCGAGAACAGCGGGAGCACGGGAAACATCCGGCTGCTGAGCGACACCCTCGCCGCCGCGAAGGCGGCGGACCGGGCCGCGCTGATCGCCTACCTCCCGGCCGGCTTCCCGACCGTGGACGGCGGCATCGCCGCGATCAAGGCCGTCTTCGACGGCGGCGCGGACATCGTCGAGGTCGGGCTGCCGCACAGCGACCCGGTCCTCGACGGCCCTGTCATCCAGACCGCCGACGACATCGCGCTGCGCGGCGGCGTCAAGATCGCCGATGTCATGCGCACGGTCCGCGAGGCGTACACGGCGACCGGCAAGCCGGTGCTGGTCATGACGTACTGGAATCCGATCGACCGGTACGGCGTGGCGCGGTTCACCGCCGAGCTGGCCGAGGCGGGCGGCGCCGGGTGCATCCTGCCCGACCTGCCCGTCCAGGAGTCCGCCCAGTGGCGTGAGCACGCCGAGAAGAACGGTCTGGCGACCGTCTTCGTGGTGGCGCCGAGCAGCAAGGAAGAACGGCTCGCGAAGATCACGGCGGCCGGCAGCGGCTTTGTCTACGCGGCGTCGCTGATGGGCGTCACCGGGACCCGTGCCTCGGTCGGCCTGGAGGCGCGGACGCTGGTGGAGCGGACCCGCGCCACCACCGAGCTGCCGGTCTGTGTCGGACTCGGCGTCTCCAACGCGGAGCAGGCTGCCGAGGTCGCCGCCTTCGCCGACGGGGTGATCGTCGGATCGGCGTTCGTGAAGCGGATGCTGGACGCGCCCGACGAGGCCGCCGGGCTGGCCGCGGTGCGCGCGCTGGCGGGCGAGCTGGCCGTGGGCGTTCGCAAGCGCTGA
- a CDS encoding DsbA family protein: MSEKNREGKRTARERLQQERQAHDARERRRRALIVVATAVGVLGLAGAVGLLAANMGKHKGSAAGPVSAPSGVSGKDELAIPVGATDAPSTLTVWEDFRCPACAQFENAFRPVIHELEKAGALKAEYHLATIIDGNMGGTGSLRAANAAACAQDVGKFAPYHDLLFANQPPEPDDAFAKNGRLLELAGQVDGLASAPGFRACVEGGAHDKWVEKSAEAFRTGGFSGTPTVLLNGEVVFPKKGDEDITPDNLKKWVTEANKGKKAGTETPSAGGSAPASDTGSAPGSGPEAAPEAAPESGPESAPASGAASGPASEPAGTVSAGTPGV, from the coding sequence GTGAGCGAGAAGAACCGTGAGGGAAAAAGGACCGCGAGAGAGCGGCTCCAGCAGGAACGTCAGGCGCACGACGCGCGCGAGCGGCGCAGGCGCGCCCTGATCGTGGTGGCGACGGCCGTCGGTGTGCTCGGTCTGGCCGGCGCGGTCGGGCTGCTCGCCGCGAACATGGGCAAGCACAAGGGGAGCGCGGCGGGGCCCGTGAGCGCGCCCTCGGGGGTGAGCGGCAAGGACGAGCTGGCGATCCCGGTGGGCGCCACGGACGCGCCGTCCACGCTCACGGTGTGGGAGGACTTCCGCTGCCCGGCCTGCGCCCAGTTCGAGAACGCGTTCCGGCCGGTGATCCACGAGCTGGAGAAGGCGGGCGCGCTCAAGGCCGAGTACCACCTCGCGACGATCATCGACGGCAACATGGGCGGTACGGGTTCGCTGCGCGCCGCGAACGCCGCCGCGTGCGCCCAGGACGTGGGCAAGTTCGCGCCGTACCACGATCTGCTCTTCGCGAACCAGCCGCCGGAGCCGGACGACGCCTTCGCCAAGAACGGCCGGCTGCTGGAGCTGGCCGGCCAGGTGGACGGGCTGGCGTCGGCGCCCGGCTTCCGCGCGTGTGTGGAAGGGGGAGCGCATGACAAGTGGGTGGAGAAGTCCGCCGAGGCGTTCCGTACGGGCGGCTTCTCCGGGACCCCGACCGTGCTGCTCAACGGGGAGGTCGTCTTCCCGAAGAAGGGCGACGAGGACATCACGCCCGACAATCTGAAGAAGTGGGTCACGGAGGCCAACAAGGGCAAGAAGGCGGGCACGGAAACGCCGTCGGCCGGGGGCTCGGCGCCCGCCTCGGACACGGGCTCGGCCCCCGGCTCCGGACCGGAGGCCGCCCCGGAGGCCGCACCGGAGTCGGGGCCGGAGTCCGCACCGGCCTCCGGAGCGGCCTCGGGACCCGCTTCCGAACCGGCCGGTACGGTATCGGCGGGCACCCCCGGCGTGTGA
- the trpB gene encoding tryptophan synthase subunit beta: protein MSSEFFLPDPDGRVPSAEGYFGAYGGKFIPEALVAAVDEVAVEYEKAKGDPAFAAELNDLMVHYTGRPSPLTEVARFAEQAGGARIFLKREDLNHTGSHKINNVLGQALLTKRMGKTRVIAETGAGQHGVATATACALFGLDCTIYMGEIDTQRQALNVARMRMLGAEVVPVTSGSRTLKDAINEAFRDWVANVDRTHYLFGTVAGPHPFPAMVRDFHRVIGVEARRQILERAGRLPDAAVACVGGGSNAIGLFHAFLSDADVRLVGCEPAGHGIGTGEHAATLSAGEPGILHGSRSYVLQDEEGQITEPYSISAGLDYPGIGPEHAYLKDSGRGEYRAVTDDDAMQALLLLSRTEGIIPAIESAHALAGALEVGRELGEDGLIVVNLSGRGDKDMDTAARYFGLYDGEGTK from the coding sequence GTGTCTTCCGAGTTCTTCCTTCCCGACCCCGATGGCCGGGTCCCCAGCGCCGAGGGGTATTTCGGCGCCTACGGCGGCAAGTTCATCCCGGAGGCGCTTGTCGCCGCCGTGGACGAGGTGGCCGTCGAGTACGAGAAGGCGAAGGGCGACCCCGCCTTCGCCGCCGAGCTGAACGACCTGATGGTCCACTACACCGGCCGGCCGTCCCCGCTGACCGAGGTGGCGCGCTTCGCCGAGCAGGCCGGGGGCGCCCGGATCTTCCTCAAGCGCGAGGACCTGAACCACACCGGCTCGCACAAGATCAACAACGTGCTGGGCCAGGCGCTGCTCACCAAGCGCATGGGCAAGACCCGCGTCATCGCCGAGACCGGCGCCGGTCAGCACGGTGTCGCCACCGCGACCGCCTGCGCGCTGTTCGGGCTCGACTGCACCATCTACATGGGCGAGATCGACACCCAGCGCCAGGCCCTCAACGTGGCCCGGATGCGGATGCTCGGCGCCGAGGTCGTCCCCGTGACCTCCGGCAGCCGGACCCTGAAGGACGCCATCAACGAGGCGTTCCGCGACTGGGTCGCCAATGTCGACCGTACGCACTACCTCTTCGGCACGGTCGCCGGACCGCACCCCTTCCCGGCGATGGTGCGGGACTTCCACCGGGTCATCGGTGTGGAAGCCAGGCGGCAGATCCTGGAGCGCGCCGGACGGCTGCCCGACGCCGCCGTGGCGTGTGTGGGCGGCGGCTCGAACGCGATCGGGCTGTTCCACGCGTTCCTGTCCGACGCGGACGTACGGCTGGTGGGCTGCGAGCCGGCCGGGCACGGCATCGGGACCGGCGAGCACGCCGCCACGCTCAGCGCGGGCGAGCCGGGGATCCTGCACGGCTCGCGCTCGTACGTCCTCCAGGACGAGGAGGGCCAGATCACCGAGCCGTACTCGATCTCGGCCGGTCTCGACTACCCGGGCATCGGCCCGGAGCACGCGTACCTCAAGGACAGCGGGCGCGGCGAGTACCGGGCGGTGACCGACGACGACGCGATGCAGGCGCTGCTGCTGCTGTCGCGCACGGAGGGCATCATTCCGGCGATCGAGAGCGCGCACGCGCTGGCCGGGGCGCTGGAGGTGGGGCGCGAGCTGGGCGAGGACGGCCTGATCGTCGTCAATCTCTCCGGGCGCGGCGACAAGGACATGGACACGGCGGCCCGCTACTTCGGGCTGTACGACGGGGAGGGCACGAAGTGA
- the lgt gene encoding prolipoprotein diacylglyceryl transferase yields MDLLAYIPSPSTGVLHLGPLPLRGYAFCIIIGVFVGVWYGGKRWVARGGKVGTVADIAVWAVPFGLVGGRLYHVITDYQLYFSDGENWVNAFKVWEGGLGIWGAIALGAVGAWIGCRRRGIALPAYADAIAPGIVLAQAIGRWGNWFNQELYGKETTLPWALEISAGPNREAGLYHPTFLYESLWCVAVAAFIVWADRRFTLGHGRVFALYVASYCVGRAWIEYLRVDEAHHILGVRLNVWTAGIIFLLAVTYIVLSARMRPGREEIVEPDTEAEVAAAAAATADGEDAKPKSDTDTDAAADADADAGSDDAKAEPAEKAAKAEKADKS; encoded by the coding sequence ATGGACCTTCTTGCCTACATTCCCAGCCCGTCGACCGGAGTGCTCCATCTCGGACCGCTCCCGCTGCGTGGCTATGCCTTCTGCATCATCATCGGTGTCTTCGTCGGCGTCTGGTACGGCGGCAAACGCTGGGTCGCCAGGGGCGGCAAAGTGGGCACCGTGGCCGATATCGCGGTCTGGGCGGTGCCCTTCGGCCTCGTCGGCGGACGCCTCTATCACGTGATCACCGACTATCAGCTGTACTTCAGCGACGGTGAGAACTGGGTCAACGCCTTCAAGGTCTGGGAGGGCGGCCTCGGGATCTGGGGCGCGATCGCGCTGGGCGCGGTCGGCGCCTGGATCGGCTGCCGCCGCCGGGGCATCGCCCTGCCGGCGTACGCGGACGCCATCGCGCCCGGCATCGTGCTCGCCCAGGCCATCGGCCGCTGGGGCAACTGGTTCAACCAGGAGCTGTACGGCAAGGAGACCACCCTGCCGTGGGCGCTGGAGATCAGCGCGGGCCCGAACCGCGAGGCCGGGCTCTACCACCCGACGTTCCTGTACGAGTCGCTGTGGTGCGTGGCGGTGGCGGCCTTCATCGTCTGGGCCGACCGCCGCTTCACCCTCGGACACGGCCGGGTCTTCGCGCTGTATGTCGCGTCCTACTGCGTGGGGCGCGCCTGGATCGAGTATCTGCGGGTCGACGAGGCCCACCACATCCTGGGCGTCCGGCTGAACGTCTGGACCGCCGGGATCATCTTCCTGCTGGCCGTCACCTACATCGTCCTCTCGGCGCGGATGCGTCCGGGCCGCGAGGAGATCGTGGAGCCGGACACCGAGGCGGAGGTGGCGGCTGCCGCTGCGGCGACTGCGGACGGTGAGGACGCGAAGCCGAAGTCCGACACTGACACCGACGCCGCTGCTGACGCTGATGCGGATGCCGGCTCGGACGACGCGAAGGCGGAGCCCGCCGAGAAGGCCGCGAAGGCTGAGAAGGCCGACAAGAGCTGA
- a CDS encoding ADP-ribosylglycohydrolase family protein — MTPMDAPPDAPPHAPPDALRDAPPPDPAAPAAPPLTLADRITGALLGAAVGDALGGAVAGHSPERIVARHGGRVGGVVGPWDDDWRSAGSLAPFHQGDGRITDHTLMTHALVRVYATVRDHLDAYAVADHLVPDLITTPRWIPGLETEALPLARLSPAGKWLVTRVHFAHADPREAGTGNVVDCGAAMYMAPVGLVNAADPAAAYAEAIDLAGAHQSSYGREAAGVFAAAVAAACLPGATPASVVAACLALAKDGTRAAIDAVCAVAARHRCTESALRGLRTAVAPFDTVGPRYRSPSLGARRPSRLHAVEELPIALGMLLIGAGDYRRTVLGCVNYGRDCGSIAAMSGALAGALGGERAVPDEWSRRVAEASRLDLRAPARELTRVAREILDRDTQRRRARETALVQLTDPQLATVR; from the coding sequence ATGACGCCCATGGACGCCCCGCCCGACGCTCCACCGCACGCTCCGCCCGATGCCCTGCGTGACGCCCCACCGCCGGATCCAGCCGCGCCGGCCGCCCCGCCCCTCACCCTCGCCGACCGCATCACCGGCGCCCTGCTGGGCGCCGCCGTCGGCGACGCCCTCGGCGGCGCGGTCGCGGGGCACTCCCCCGAGCGGATCGTGGCGCGCCACGGCGGCCGGGTCGGCGGAGTCGTCGGACCGTGGGACGACGACTGGCGCTCCGCCGGCTCCCTCGCCCCGTTCCACCAGGGCGACGGCCGGATCACCGACCACACCCTGATGACCCACGCGCTGGTCCGGGTGTACGCGACGGTCCGCGACCATCTGGACGCGTACGCCGTCGCGGACCATCTGGTGCCCGACCTGATCACCACCCCGCGCTGGATCCCCGGCCTGGAGACCGAGGCACTGCCCCTCGCCCGGCTCTCCCCCGCCGGGAAGTGGCTGGTCACACGGGTGCACTTCGCGCACGCCGATCCGCGCGAGGCCGGCACCGGCAATGTCGTCGACTGCGGCGCGGCGATGTACATGGCGCCGGTCGGGCTGGTCAACGCCGCCGATCCGGCCGCCGCGTACGCCGAGGCGATCGATCTCGCGGGCGCGCACCAGTCGTCGTACGGACGTGAGGCGGCCGGGGTGTTCGCGGCGGCCGTCGCCGCCGCCTGTCTCCCCGGCGCCACACCCGCCTCCGTCGTGGCCGCCTGTCTCGCGCTCGCGAAGGACGGCACCCGCGCGGCGATCGACGCGGTGTGCGCGGTCGCGGCCCGGCACCGCTGTACGGAGTCGGCGCTGCGCGGACTGCGCACGGCCGTCGCGCCCTTCGACACGGTCGGCCCGCGCTACCGCTCCCCCTCGCTGGGCGCCCGCCGCCCCTCCCGGCTGCACGCGGTAGAGGAACTCCCCATCGCGCTGGGCATGTTGCTGATCGGCGCGGGCGACTACCGCCGTACGGTGCTCGGTTGTGTCAACTACGGCCGTGACTGCGGCTCGATCGCCGCCATGAGCGGTGCGCTGGCAGGGGCGTTGGGCGGTGAGCGCGCCGTCCCGGACGAGTGGTCGCGCCGGGTGGCCGAGGCCAGCCGTCTCGATCTGCGCGCGCCCGCACGGGAGTTGACGCGGGTCGCGAGGGAGATCCTCGACCGCGACACCCAGCGGCGCCGCGCGCGCGAGACCGCCCTCGTCCAGCTGACGGACCCTCAACTCGCCACTGTCCGATGA
- a CDS encoding ribokinase, with the protein MTAIVVLGSANMDLVTYVDRVPRLGETVTGRELRMVPGGKGANQAVAAARAGGEVAMIGAVGDDAYGERLRHTLEASGVDTDLLRTAAGPSGTAHVAVDGTGAHTIIVIPGANGTVTHLAPGEESLIAGASALLLQLEIPLNAVLAGALAARRHAVRTVLTPSPAQPLPPELLDAVDLLVPSEDAAATLTGIADARLSAEALLRRVPEVVIRMGAAGSLYAARGREPVTVPAPRVRAVDTTGAGDTFVGALAVALGEGRPMTEALGWASAAAALCVQRPGASTSMPYRSEIGA; encoded by the coding sequence ATGACCGCCATCGTGGTGCTCGGCAGCGCGAACATGGATCTCGTCACCTACGTCGACCGTGTCCCCCGCCTCGGTGAGACCGTCACCGGCCGCGAGCTGCGCATGGTCCCCGGCGGCAAGGGCGCCAACCAGGCCGTCGCCGCCGCCCGCGCCGGGGGCGAGGTCGCGATGATCGGCGCGGTCGGTGACGACGCGTACGGGGAACGGCTCCGGCACACCCTCGAAGCCTCCGGTGTGGACACCGATCTGCTGCGTACGGCGGCGGGCCCCTCGGGCACCGCCCATGTCGCGGTGGACGGCACCGGCGCGCACACGATCATCGTCATCCCCGGCGCGAACGGCACCGTCACCCATCTCGCGCCCGGCGAGGAGAGCCTCATCGCCGGCGCCTCCGCGCTCCTGCTCCAGCTGGAGATCCCCCTGAACGCCGTACTGGCCGGCGCGCTCGCCGCCCGCCGCCACGCCGTACGGACCGTCCTCACCCCGTCCCCCGCCCAGCCCCTGCCGCCCGAGCTGCTCGACGCCGTCGATCTGCTCGTCCCCAGCGAGGACGCGGCGGCCACGCTCACCGGGATCGCGGACGCCCGGCTCTCCGCCGAGGCCCTGCTGCGCCGGGTCCCGGAGGTCGTGATCAGGATGGGCGCGGCGGGCAGTCTGTACGCGGCGCGCGGCCGGGAGCCGGTGACCGTGCCCGCGCCCCGGGTCAGGGCCGTGGACACCACCGGGGCCGGGGACACCTTCGTGGGCGCGCTCGCCGTCGCGCTCGGGGAGGGCCGCCCGATGACGGAGGCGCTGGGCTGGGCCTCGGCCGCCGCCGCGCTCTGCGTCCAGCGCCCGGGGGCGTCCACGTCGATGCCGTACCGCTCCGAGATCGGGGCGTGA